One region of Fimbriiglobus ruber genomic DNA includes:
- a CDS encoding IPT/TIG domain-containing protein, translating to MANTGDGTVSRITPAGVVTTFATGFTVPSGLAFDAAGNLYVADSTANTVSRVTPAGIVSTYASGFSAPVGLVFDAAGDLYVVNDGLGNVSEVTPAGVVTTFASGFAGADGLTSDAAGNLYVSNYVTGTVNAVSPAGVVTTYATGFSGPVGLAFDAAGRLYVANYKAGTLSMATAVTATVPFTLGGTAVAGTDYSGVTASPLVFAPGQTTADIAGTLAPGSGGQTLTVTLGTPTNATLGATTTNTLMVLPPTPAVTGLSPSSGPTTGGTTVTITGTSLGNATAVAFGGVVGAIVSDTPTQIVATAPTGTVGTVDATVTTAGGTTITSAADQFTYFALPASPPPASLPPASPPPTSQAVSAPAGGTAPVSLTATGADTGGAPIVWVYNADGSPRFSIMAYDPTFTGGVRVAVGDVNGDGIPDIITVPGPGGGPIVKVFSGVDGTLLQTFAALDGKFTGGLYVAAGDFNGDGHADIVTSADIGGGPRVTVYNGSDDSVMADFFGIADPNFRGGARVAVGDINYDGVPDLIVAAGFGGGPRVTIYDGREIAAAGGGTPAGTALANFFAFEQTLRNGVYVGSGDLTDGGFADLVFGAGPGGAPRVRVIDGQQLLAASNFSDLDTAVAANPAMQVANFFAGDPSSRVGVRVGIADGSSGTADILTSPGTGGGSAVSMYNAAGTVVGTENPFPGFTGGSFVDGSEDPTQALFARGTSAPLGQLVIRGQFVTGVPTEVVFADNEGYRVVVQPAIVTTTRVSVGVPVYVNPSTGQVGASGPDLTVSVIQTFNGGQVVTASIPYQITAPTPVAGTPGTLTTAYLTALQNLADNAIQGVQRVGAATPGAGGTAISGLTQQLAAVKQTLATLASQIQQLMSGQIASIPLGTVNGAQIVLTVAELALLDALIGNLLQSAGFDIGGDPNQILTNLIAWLENGQTKTDGTAGGWSPLPLITAGPALGGGINVSKNGAEGAAAIVDNASVPIGDAADAANSVAGSGLDPDFFKNLTLDNDPEVGQDTPHIPPPDSISTPPLSPDETPDPNDPSSENDNDPNIEAQDESEGDTTAEENPEDEMTGEAPDQVDDQNPGDELGADLGTDSNAIQQNQTVGNTVLEENDSPPASPPVSLPPSPPSPPTVPQIQGTYTGSYSGVWETAIPVGQNVSGSIAVTISQISSPDTNGHTAISGNISITGLPNEAPASYAASGYYNAQDNTLIFDSLSGDSILGEQILNGFYENTTLVNGQIHGSFAETSPNGDSLMINTDSTAIPYAVTLNKSN from the coding sequence GTGGCCAATACCGGGGACGGGACGGTCAGCCGGATCACCCCGGCGGGCGTCGTCACGACGTTCGCGACCGGGTTCACGGTTCCATCCGGCCTGGCGTTCGACGCAGCCGGCAACTTGTACGTGGCCGACTCGACCGCAAACACCGTCAGCCGGGTCACCCCGGCGGGCATAGTCTCGACGTACGCGTCCGGGTTCAGCGCGCCCGTCGGACTGGTATTCGATGCGGCCGGCGACCTGTACGTGGTCAATGATGGTCTCGGGAACGTGAGTGAGGTGACCCCGGCGGGAGTGGTTACAACGTTCGCGTCCGGATTCGCTGGTGCTGACGGCTTGACATCCGACGCGGCCGGAAACTTGTATGTCTCAAATTATGTGACCGGCACGGTTAACGCGGTGTCTCCGGCCGGTGTGGTCACGACTTACGCGACCGGGTTCTCCGGACCCGTCGGCCTGGCGTTCGACGCGGCCGGTCGTTTGTACGTGGCCAACTACAAGGCCGGGACGTTGAGTATGGCTACGGCGGTAACCGCGACCGTTCCGTTCACGCTGGGCGGGACGGCCGTCGCCGGGACCGACTACAGCGGGGTGACGGCCAGCCCACTGGTGTTCGCACCCGGGCAGACGACCGCCGACATCGCCGGAACCCTGGCGCCCGGGAGCGGGGGCCAGACGCTGACCGTGACCCTGGGGACGCCGACCAACGCAACCCTCGGAGCCACCACGACCAACACGCTGATGGTCCTGCCGCCGACGCCCGCCGTGACCGGCCTCAGCCCGTCGTCCGGGCCGACCACCGGGGGCACCACGGTCACCATAACGGGAACCAGCCTGGGCAACGCCACGGCAGTTGCGTTCGGCGGGGTGGTCGGGGCGATCGTGTCCGACACCCCGACCCAGATCGTGGCCACCGCCCCGACCGGGACCGTGGGGACGGTCGACGCGACCGTGACCACCGCGGGCGGAACGACCATTACCTCGGCCGCCGACCAATTCACGTACTTCGCGCTCCCCGCGAGTCCTCCCCCTGCAAGTTTGCCCCCCGCGAGTCCGCCCCCGACCAGTCAAGCCGTGTCGGCCCCGGCTGGCGGGACGGCACCCGTCAGCTTGACGGCGACCGGGGCCGATACCGGCGGGGCGCCCATTGTGTGGGTGTATAACGCCGACGGGTCGCCGCGGTTTTCCATCATGGCTTACGATCCGACGTTTACCGGCGGGGTCCGAGTGGCCGTCGGGGACGTCAACGGCGACGGTATCCCGGATATTATCACCGTTCCCGGGCCCGGCGGCGGACCAATCGTCAAGGTCTTCAGCGGGGTCGACGGGACGCTGCTGCAGACCTTCGCCGCACTGGACGGGAAATTCACTGGTGGTTTGTATGTGGCGGCCGGGGATTTCAATGGCGACGGGCACGCGGACATCGTGACGTCGGCCGACATCGGCGGCGGCCCCCGCGTGACGGTGTACAACGGCAGTGACGATTCCGTCATGGCCGACTTTTTCGGGATCGCCGACCCGAATTTCCGGGGCGGCGCTCGGGTCGCGGTCGGAGACATCAATTACGACGGGGTGCCCGATTTGATCGTGGCCGCCGGATTCGGCGGCGGGCCCCGCGTGACCATCTATGACGGCCGTGAGATCGCGGCGGCCGGCGGGGGTACACCCGCCGGGACTGCCCTAGCGAACTTCTTTGCGTTCGAGCAGACACTTCGGAATGGGGTTTACGTCGGGTCTGGGGATTTGACCGACGGCGGCTTCGCCGACCTCGTCTTCGGTGCCGGCCCCGGCGGTGCCCCTCGGGTCCGGGTGATCGACGGGCAGCAGCTCCTGGCGGCGAGTAACTTTAGCGACCTGGACACGGCCGTGGCCGCCAACCCGGCGATGCAGGTAGCGAACTTCTTCGCCGGCGACCCGAGCAGCCGGGTCGGCGTTCGGGTGGGCATCGCGGACGGCAGCAGCGGGACGGCCGACATTCTAACCTCCCCCGGGACGGGCGGGGGCAGCGCTGTCAGCATGTACAACGCAGCCGGTACCGTGGTCGGTACCGAAAACCCGTTTCCGGGGTTCACGGGCGGGTCGTTCGTGGACGGGTCCGAGGATCCGACTCAGGCTCTCTTCGCCCGGGGCACGTCGGCACCGCTCGGTCAACTCGTCATCCGCGGCCAGTTCGTAACCGGGGTTCCGACGGAGGTCGTTTTCGCGGACAATGAGGGGTACCGCGTCGTCGTTCAACCGGCGATCGTGACCACTACCCGGGTATCGGTCGGGGTACCGGTTTACGTGAATCCGAGTACCGGCCAGGTCGGGGCGTCCGGTCCGGACCTGACGGTCTCGGTGATCCAGACTTTCAACGGCGGGCAGGTGGTCACCGCCTCGATTCCGTACCAAATCACCGCGCCGACCCCGGTCGCCGGCACCCCGGGAACGCTGACAACGGCGTACCTGACGGCCCTCCAGAACTTGGCTGACAACGCGATTCAGGGCGTGCAGCGCGTCGGAGCCGCCACCCCCGGGGCGGGCGGGACAGCCATCAGCGGATTGACCCAACAACTGGCGGCCGTCAAACAAACCCTGGCGACACTAGCGTCGCAGATTCAACAACTGATGTCCGGCCAAATCGCCAGCATCCCTCTCGGGACGGTGAATGGTGCCCAGATCGTCTTGACTGTAGCCGAACTGGCACTGCTCGACGCACTCATCGGGAACCTGCTCCAGAGCGCCGGGTTTGACATCGGTGGCGATCCGAATCAGATTCTCACGAATTTGATCGCATGGTTGGAGAATGGCCAAACCAAGACGGATGGAACTGCCGGCGGCTGGTCGCCATTGCCGCTAATAACGGCCGGCCCGGCACTCGGGGGCGGCATCAACGTAAGCAAGAACGGGGCCGAAGGGGCCGCCGCGATTGTCGACAACGCATCTGTACCCATCGGGGATGCGGCCGATGCCGCCAACTCAGTGGCGGGGAGCGGACTTGACCCGGACTTCTTCAAGAATCTCACCCTAGACAACGATCCGGAGGTTGGGCAGGACACGCCACATATTCCTCCTCCCGATAGCATCTCTACTCCCCCCTTGTCTCCCGATGAGACTCCCGACCCGAATGACCCGAGTTCCGAGAACGACAACGACCCGAACATTGAGGCGCAGGACGAATCGGAAGGGGACACCACTGCCGAGGAGAACCCGGAAGACGAAATGACGGGCGAGGCTCCAGACCAGGTCGACGATCAAAACCCTGGCGACGAACTCGGAGCCGATCTAGGCACCGATAGCAATGCCATCCAACAGAACCAAACCGTGGGTAATACGGTGCTGGAGGAAAACGACAGCCCACCCGCGTCGCCTCCTGTGTCGCTGCCTCCGTCACCACCGTCACCCCCTACGGTGCCCCAGATCCAGGGCACATACACGGGATCGTATTCTGGAGTCTGGGAAACCGCGATACCCGTGGGGCAGAATGTGTCCGGATCCATTGCCGTGACAATAAGCCAAATTTCTTCTCCCGACACCAATGGACATACAGCCATTTCGGGCAATATAAGTATAACTGGGCTGCCAAATGAAGCTCCTGCTTCCTATGCAGCTAGTGGTTATTACAATGCACAAGATAATACATTAATATTTGACTCACTGTCAGGCGACTCCATCTTGGGCGAACAAATATTAAATGGATTCTATGAAAATACAACGCTTGTAAACGGTCAAATTCATGGTTCTTTTGCTGAAACCAGTCCGAATGGTGATTCTCTGATGATCAACACGGATAGCACGGCAATTCCGTATGCGGTTACGCTTAATAAATCTAATTAG
- a CDS encoding tryptophan halogenase family protein: protein MIRSVIVLGGGSAGFLAALTLKTKLPQLNIMVIHSKDIGIIGVGEATTVALPKLLHGYLSFDPGDFYRRVETTWKLGIRFLWGPRPYFDYTFGFQLDWKWANLGKFNGFYCDDDFSYVDTQSALMSHNKAFVRRPDGSPMVGINNYAYHIENQKFVEFLHQKALERGVTVRDETVDEVLQDDAGIAGLRVASGVVRAADLYVDCSGFRSTLLGKTLGEPYTSFKSSLYNDRAVTGGWARGSDEPVKPYTTAESMDHGWCWQIDHLDRINRGYVYSTDFVSDSEAEAEFRRKNPEVTSTRLVRFSTGRYHRSWVKNVVGIGNSAGFVEPLESTGLAVICDESRLLAEALSDADCHPTPSLMAAYNDIFAREWDAIRFFLAIHFKYNTRFDTPYWRACRADIDIGSAAAVVDFYRENGPTPYAKTTVLGTNDIFGMEGYLCLLVGQKVPYNRAHKPTPQERLLWRGIQAENRVKALTAVDVADAYQAVSAPSWQWNTDVFRV from the coding sequence ATGATCCGAAGCGTGATCGTACTCGGCGGTGGCAGTGCCGGCTTCCTCGCGGCCCTGACGCTCAAGACGAAGCTGCCGCAACTCAACATCATGGTCATTCACTCGAAGGACATCGGCATCATCGGCGTCGGCGAGGCCACGACCGTCGCGCTGCCAAAGCTTCTACACGGGTATCTCAGCTTCGATCCTGGTGACTTCTACCGCCGCGTCGAGACGACCTGGAAGCTCGGCATCCGCTTCCTGTGGGGGCCCCGACCTTACTTCGATTACACGTTCGGTTTCCAACTCGATTGGAAGTGGGCAAACCTTGGTAAGTTCAACGGGTTCTATTGCGACGACGACTTCTCGTACGTCGACACCCAGTCGGCCCTCATGTCTCACAACAAGGCGTTCGTCCGCCGCCCGGACGGCAGCCCAATGGTCGGGATCAACAACTACGCCTATCACATCGAAAACCAAAAATTCGTCGAATTTCTGCACCAGAAGGCCCTGGAGCGAGGCGTCACGGTCCGCGACGAGACGGTCGACGAAGTTCTCCAGGACGACGCCGGCATCGCTGGCCTCCGCGTCGCTTCCGGCGTCGTCCGCGCCGCGGACCTGTACGTCGATTGCTCGGGGTTCCGCTCGACCCTACTCGGGAAGACGCTCGGAGAGCCGTACACCAGCTTCAAGTCGTCGCTTTACAACGATCGTGCCGTGACCGGCGGGTGGGCCCGCGGGTCCGACGAACCGGTCAAGCCGTACACGACGGCCGAGTCGATGGATCACGGGTGGTGCTGGCAGATCGACCACCTCGACCGAATTAACCGCGGTTACGTCTATTCGACCGATTTCGTTAGCGATTCCGAGGCGGAAGCCGAGTTTCGCCGCAAAAATCCCGAGGTCACGTCAACTCGGCTCGTGCGGTTCTCCACCGGTCGGTATCACCGATCGTGGGTCAAAAACGTCGTCGGGATCGGCAACTCCGCGGGGTTTGTGGAGCCCCTGGAGTCCACCGGGTTGGCGGTGATCTGTGACGAGAGCCGCCTTTTGGCCGAAGCGCTGTCCGACGCGGATTGTCACCCGACGCCATCCCTGATGGCCGCTTACAATGACATCTTTGCCCGGGAGTGGGACGCGATCCGCTTCTTCCTGGCGATCCACTTCAAGTACAACACACGGTTCGACACGCCCTACTGGCGGGCCTGCCGGGCGGACATCGACATCGGCTCCGCAGCCGCCGTCGTCGACTTTTACCGGGAGAACGGCCCGACGCCATACGCCAAAACTACAGTGTTGGGAACCAACGACATCTTCGGCATGGAAGGCTACCTCTGCCTCTTGGTCGGTCAAAAAGTTCCGTACAACAGAGCCCACAAGCCGACGCCGCAAGAGCGCCTGCTGTGGCGAGGAATCCAGGCCGAGAACCGAGTCAAAGCACTAACCGCGGTCGATGTCGCGGACGCATATCAAGCCGTATCGGCACCCTCTTGGCAGTGGAATACAGACGTATTCCGCGTTTGA